Genomic window (Pelodiscus sinensis mitochondrion, complete genome):
ATATTGGACGAGGCCTATACTACGGATCCTACCTTTATAAACAAACTTGAAACATCGGTGTAATCCTCCTACTACTAACCATAGCCACTGCATTCATGGGTTATGTCCTACCATGAGGACAAATATCATTCTGAGGGGCCACAGTTATTACAAACCTACTCTCAGCTATTCCATATATCGGTACTACAATAGTGCAATGAGTATGAGGTGGTTTCTCCGTAGACAACGCCACTTTAACACGATTCTTTACCCTACATTTTTTACTACCATTCATAATCCTAGGCCTAACCATAATTCACTTACTTTTATTACACGAAACAGGATCAAACAACCCAACAGGACTTAACTCAAACATTGACAAAATTCCATTCCACCCTTACTTCTCATACAAAGATCTCCTAGGATTCATAATAACACTTACCCTGCTTCTATCCATCGCCATATTTTACCCAAACCTACTAGGAGACCCAGATAACTTCACCCCAGCCAACCCACTATCCACCCCACCCCACATCAAACCAGAATGATATTTCCTATTCGCCTACGCTATCCTACGATCTATCCCTAACAAATTAGGAGGCGTACTAGCCCTACTACTCTCCATCTTAGTATTATTTATCCTACCCCTACTACACACATCAAAACAACGAACAC
Coding sequences:
- the CYTB gene encoding cytochrome b, with product MLWPPIYEKTHPMIKIINNSLIDLPSPSNISIWWNFGSLLGACLMLQIITGLFLAMHYSPNISTAFSSIAHITRDVQYGWLIRNMHANGASLFFMCIYLHIGRGLYYGSYLYKQTWNIGVILLLLTMATAFMGYVLPWGQMSFWGATVITNLLSAIPYIGTTMVQWVWGGFSVDNATLTRFFTLHFLLPFMILGLTMIHLLLLHETGSNNPTGLNSNIDKIPFHPYFSYKDLLGFMMTLTLLLSIAMFYPNLLGDPDNFTPANPLSTPPHIKPEWYFLFAYAILRSIPNKLGGVLALLLSILVLFILPLLHTSKQRTLTFRPITQTLFWLFVANLMVLTWIGGKPVENPFITIGQTSSILYFLILLVLMPISNMIENKTIN